One genomic window of Verrucomicrobiota bacterium includes the following:
- a CDS encoding serine acetyltransferase, with translation MTRILRQRFPALAFLRHVFNIVPVNLTIAELTERLVDSYSRVGGINHLDGKNLPSKSAIVQITVDLLRLLFPGFFDERVIHSSKIRVETTVLLESVMVRLEDEIYKSLEYHAPGDLKKKEFRAFAKEVAFGLIQAFPGIREILQTDMEAAYQGDPAALSKEEVIVAYPFVEAIAVHRAANELYRKGIALLPRIMSEWAHSRTGMDLHPGASIGSYFFVDHCTGTVVGETSIIGNHVKMYQGVALIARSLSGGQQLRGTKRHPTIEDHVTIYAGSTIMGGDTVVGAGSTVGANVFLSHSVPARSLVLADDVKVRVMSKLEKNSPVLNFEI, from the coding sequence ATGACGCGCATCCTCAGACAACGTTTCCCGGCACTTGCGTTTCTCCGGCACGTGTTCAATATTGTGCCCGTGAATTTGACGATTGCAGAACTGACGGAGCGCCTGGTTGACTCGTACAGCCGGGTGGGCGGCATCAACCATTTGGATGGCAAAAACCTGCCCTCCAAGAGCGCTATTGTTCAGATTACCGTGGATCTGTTGCGTCTGCTGTTCCCTGGCTTTTTCGATGAGCGTGTCATTCATTCCTCAAAAATCAGGGTGGAAACAACCGTCTTGCTCGAGTCCGTCATGGTCCGGTTGGAGGATGAAATCTATAAGAGCCTGGAATACCACGCTCCCGGCGACCTGAAAAAGAAGGAGTTTCGCGCGTTTGCCAAAGAGGTCGCCTTCGGGTTAATCCAAGCGTTCCCCGGCATCCGCGAAATCTTGCAGACCGATATGGAAGCGGCGTATCAAGGCGATCCAGCCGCGCTGAGCAAGGAAGAAGTCATCGTGGCCTATCCGTTTGTCGAGGCGATTGCCGTGCATCGCGCCGCGAATGAGCTGTATCGCAAGGGAATCGCACTCCTCCCGCGCATTATGAGCGAATGGGCGCATTCACGCACTGGCATGGACCTGCATCCCGGCGCTTCCATTGGCTCGTACTTCTTTGTGGACCATTGCACCGGCACGGTCGTGGGCGAAACCAGCATTATCGGCAACCACGTCAAAATGTACCAAGGCGTGGCCTTGATCGCCCGCTCGCTTTCCGGCGGGCAACAATTGCGCGGCACCAAGCGGCATCCGACCATTGAAGATCATGTTACCATCTATGCCGGGTCAACTATCATGGGCGGAGATACCGTGGTGGGGGCGGGCAGCACGGTGGGTGCGAACGTATTCCTCAGCCACAGTGTGCCAGCCCGTTCACTTGTGCTCGCGGATGATGTCAAGGTCCGCGTGATGAGCAAGCTGGAGAAAAATAGTCCCGTCCTGAATTTCGAGATTTAG
- a CDS encoding TIM barrel protein: MKQLEPKRTMRTDALSQPVENPGTMLGRRDFLTRSALAAVALGGMGSSLSLFGAGDSWPPAMAVFSKVYQEVKLDFDQAAALTQEAGLDGVDCPVRPKGEIEPERAADDMPRYAEALKQHNAAMLLLTTGITSVDFPHTETVLRTGKKLGIRYYRLGQYRPEKGKTMRDLIPEVRARFKDLAALNRQLGMTAIFQNHSPSGNSAYLGGDLTDMAALVEGFAPDEIAVAFDLGHALVVHQDEWKTHFEKLKSHLGIAYIKDADRVKRFVAFGEGEFSRTDYFQKLKAMDYRRPFSVHIEYEWTPKGQPKTREALLRVLKESRQAVNKWCGVS, encoded by the coding sequence ATGAAACAGCTTGAACCGAAACGTACGATGCGAACTGACGCCTTAAGTCAACCAGTGGAAAACCCGGGGACCATGCTGGGACGCCGTGACTTTCTCACCCGTAGCGCGCTGGCGGCAGTGGCCCTGGGTGGCATGGGGTCATCGTTGTCACTGTTTGGCGCTGGGGATTCCTGGCCGCCGGCCATGGCGGTGTTCAGCAAGGTTTATCAAGAGGTTAAACTCGATTTTGATCAAGCGGCCGCCCTTACGCAGGAGGCTGGCCTGGATGGGGTTGACTGTCCCGTCCGTCCCAAGGGGGAGATTGAACCGGAGCGCGCGGCTGACGACATGCCTCGGTACGCCGAGGCGCTTAAGCAACACAATGCCGCCATGTTGTTGCTGACCACCGGCATCACCAGCGTTGATTTTCCCCATACCGAAACCGTGTTACGCACCGGGAAAAAGCTCGGCATCCGTTATTATCGGCTCGGCCAATATCGGCCTGAGAAGGGCAAGACCATGCGCGATTTGATTCCCGAGGTCCGGGCGCGTTTCAAGGACCTGGCCGCGCTGAATCGCCAGTTGGGCATGACCGCCATCTTCCAGAATCATTCGCCTAGCGGTAATAGTGCATACTTGGGCGGTGACTTGACGGATATGGCTGCGTTGGTGGAGGGCTTTGCACCGGATGAAATCGCGGTGGCGTTTGATTTGGGGCACGCGTTGGTCGTGCATCAGGACGAATGGAAAACGCACTTTGAAAAACTGAAATCGCATTTGGGCATCGCGTATATCAAAGATGCCGACCGAGTCAAACGGTTTGTGGCTTTTGGCGAGGGAGAATTCTCGCGCACGGATTATTTCCAGAAACTCAAGGCTATGGACTACCGGCGTCCGTTCTCCGTTCACATCGAATATGAATGGACGCCAAAAGGTCAACCCAAGACCCGGGAAGCGTTGCTGCGGGTGTTGAAAGAATCGCGCCAAGCAGTGAATAAGTGGTGCGGGGTGAGCTAG
- a CDS encoding YdjY domain-containing protein yields MLSRTVLCLLTCLAGNALVGGPMPLGNPSANSMAVLTNSRVRQVGPGTYQVGIVKLEKAKNTITFPAQINMREGIVEYALVSSQGKLHESVLQTEAEPYHIHVAMLLLGAKGSPKELREEDFLRNIPGDKVTIQVAWKVDGVEKNAPLESWILDKILEKPMKAGEWTYNGSRTVEAVFLAQRERSIIALIADPDALVNNPRTYREKDDNWTGNPEACPPVGTPVQVSIKIQPQKPLPSP; encoded by the coding sequence ATGTTAAGTCGTACCGTTTTATGTCTGCTGACCTGCCTGGCGGGCAATGCCTTGGTGGGCGGCCCAATGCCCTTGGGAAATCCGTCCGCGAATTCCATGGCTGTGCTTACCAATTCCCGTGTGCGCCAAGTCGGACCAGGCACGTACCAGGTGGGGATTGTTAAACTGGAGAAGGCCAAGAATACCATCACGTTTCCCGCGCAAATCAATATGCGCGAGGGGATCGTTGAATATGCGCTGGTCAGTTCGCAGGGTAAGCTCCACGAGAGTGTGCTGCAAACGGAGGCGGAACCCTACCATATTCATGTGGCCATGTTGTTGTTGGGAGCTAAAGGTTCGCCCAAAGAATTGAGGGAGGAGGATTTTCTGCGAAACATTCCGGGAGACAAGGTCACAATTCAGGTGGCGTGGAAAGTGGATGGCGTGGAGAAAAACGCCCCGCTGGAAAGTTGGATATTGGACAAAATATTGGAGAAACCCATGAAAGCCGGTGAGTGGACCTACAATGGATCACGTACTGTGGAAGCTGTGTTTCTTGCCCAGCGGGAGCGTTCCATCATTGCCTTGATCGCCGACCCGGATGCTTTGGTGAATAATCCGCGCACCTATCGTGAGAAGGATGATAATTGGACCGGTAATCCTGAAGCCTGCCCGCCGGTGGGCACCCCGGTGCAAGTGAGTATTAAAATCCAACCGCAAAAGCCATTGCCGTCGCCATAG
- a CDS encoding alpha/beta hydrolase codes for MSQLKLLFLGGVCSVLMTASLFAQPASGRDERPGANARLPQRQQPLPPGVEALRDLEYVPNGHERQKLDLYRPKDGNKLPLIIWVHGGAWRAGSKDQCPALPMLRDGYAVASINYRLSQHAIFPAQIEDCKAAIRWLRANAAKYRLDPDRFGAWGSSAGGHLVALIGTSGDVKEFEVGENLSVSSRVQAVCDWFGPTDMVQMSKFPSTMKHDAPESPESLLVGGPIQENLAKAAKVNPITYVAKNNPPFLIMHGDKDPLVPLNQSEILEAALKKAGVEVQLHVVIGAGHGFGGPENQGLVNQFFAKHLKP; via the coding sequence ATGAGCCAACTCAAGTTACTGTTTCTGGGCGGAGTGTGTAGCGTCCTCATGACCGCATCGCTTTTTGCGCAGCCGGCGTCGGGACGCGATGAACGCCCGGGGGCAAACGCCCGCCTACCGCAGCGTCAACAACCCCTGCCGCCTGGAGTGGAGGCCTTACGCGATCTCGAGTATGTGCCCAACGGGCATGAGCGGCAGAAACTTGATCTCTATCGGCCCAAGGATGGCAATAAGCTCCCGCTGATCATTTGGGTGCATGGTGGCGCATGGCGCGCCGGCAGCAAGGACCAATGCCCGGCGTTGCCGATGCTGCGCGATGGCTACGCCGTGGCCAGCATCAATTACCGTCTGTCGCAGCACGCCATTTTCCCCGCGCAAATCGAGGATTGCAAAGCCGCCATCCGTTGGCTGCGCGCCAATGCGGCCAAGTATCGTCTGGACCCGGATCGGTTTGGGGCCTGGGGTTCCTCCGCCGGTGGCCATCTGGTGGCATTGATCGGCACCAGCGGTGATGTCAAAGAGTTTGAGGTGGGCGAAAATCTCAGCGTTTCCAGCCGGGTGCAAGCCGTGTGTGATTGGTTCGGGCCAACCGACATGGTGCAGATGAGCAAGTTCCCCAGCACGATGAAACACGACGCGCCGGAATCACCGGAATCCTTGCTGGTGGGCGGTCCCATTCAGGAGAACCTTGCCAAGGCGGCCAAGGTCAACCCCATCACTTACGTGGCCAAAAATAATCCGCCGTTCCTGATTATGCACGGCGACAAGGATCCCTTGGTGCCCCTGAATCAAAGCGAAATACTGGAGGCGGCACTCAAGAAAGCCGGCGTGGAAGTTCAATTGCATGTGGTGATCGGTGCGGGGCATGGTTTCGGTGGTCCGGAGAACCAGGGACTGGTGAATCAGTTTTTTGCCAAACACCTGAAGCCATAA
- the acnA gene encoding aconitate hydratase AcnA, giving the protein MSIKHTLFDSLQTFDLGNGKTGNYYSLPALEKAGLGKISRLPVSIRIVLESVLRNCDGKKVTEQNVRELAAWQPKTARTAEIPFVVARIVLQDFTGVPLLVDLAAMRSAVSRLGKNPKLIEPLVPVDLVVDHSVQVDFAGTPDAFQRNLELEFQRNRERYQFLKWGMQAFETFKVVPPGIGIIHQVNLEYLAKGVLEHSGVYYPDTLVGTDSHTTMINGIGIVGWGVGGIEAEAGMLGQPVYFLTPDVVGVHLTGSLREGVTATDLALTVTQLLRKAKVVGKFVEFFGPGAAALPLVDRATVANMAPEYGATMGFFPVDAECVNYLRLTGRSEELCQRYENYYRAQGLWGIPQKGQVDYSQELELDLATVVPSVAGPKRPQDRIELPNLKRDFFSAFIRPVTESGFGKTRKQFSTVKAQVKVEGKGDATLGNGSVLIASITSCTNTSNPTVMLAAGLLAKKAVEKGLTVNPAVKASLAPGSRVVSDYLNKTGLQPYLDKLGFNLVGYGCATCIGNSGPLAPVIEEAVVKNDLVAASVLSGNRNFEARVHQNIKANFLMSPPLVVAFALAGRVDVDMSCEPIGLGKDNEPVYLADIWPTLAEIRSAMASALQPEIFRQLYTNFASQNPKWNEVPTTAGLIYGWDTKSTYIQEPPFFTNFSMQAGSIGQIRGARALGIFGDSVTTDHISPAGAIKKTSPAGKYLIENGVTYEDFNSYGSRRGNDRIMTRGTFANVRIKNLMLGGEEGGNTLYQPTGEKLSIYDAAVKHQADKTPLIVIAGQEYGTGSSRDWAAKGTNLLGVKVVVAQSFERIHRSNLVGMGVLPLQFKEGTTAQTLKLDGTEVYDIVGLSPDLKPQQDLTLRITRKSGPAEDVPVRCRIDTPIEIDYYQHGGILPYVLRQLLA; this is encoded by the coding sequence ATGTCCATAAAGCATACTTTGTTTGACTCGCTCCAGACGTTTGATTTGGGGAATGGCAAAACTGGCAATTATTACTCGCTGCCCGCGCTCGAAAAGGCCGGGCTGGGGAAGATTTCACGGCTTCCGGTATCCATCCGCATTGTCCTGGAATCCGTGCTGCGCAATTGCGACGGCAAAAAGGTCACCGAACAGAACGTGCGCGAGTTGGCTGCCTGGCAGCCGAAGACCGCTCGTACTGCGGAGATTCCGTTTGTTGTCGCGCGGATCGTCCTGCAGGATTTCACCGGCGTGCCGCTGTTGGTGGACCTTGCGGCTATGCGTTCCGCCGTGTCGCGTTTGGGCAAGAATCCCAAGCTGATTGAGCCGCTGGTGCCCGTGGACTTGGTGGTGGATCACTCCGTTCAAGTTGACTTTGCCGGTACGCCTGATGCGTTCCAGCGCAATCTGGAACTGGAGTTCCAACGCAACCGGGAGCGCTACCAATTCTTGAAGTGGGGTATGCAGGCCTTTGAAACCTTCAAGGTTGTGCCGCCCGGCATTGGCATCATTCACCAGGTCAACCTGGAATATCTGGCCAAAGGCGTGCTGGAACACAGTGGAGTTTATTATCCGGATACCCTCGTGGGTACGGATTCGCATACCACTATGATCAATGGCATCGGTATCGTTGGTTGGGGCGTGGGTGGCATTGAAGCCGAGGCCGGCATGCTCGGGCAGCCCGTCTATTTCCTTACCCCGGACGTCGTTGGGGTGCATCTCACCGGCAGCCTGCGGGAAGGCGTGACCGCCACGGATTTGGCGCTCACGGTGACCCAACTGCTGCGCAAGGCGAAGGTGGTTGGCAAGTTTGTGGAGTTTTTTGGTCCGGGTGCGGCGGCGTTGCCGCTGGTGGATCGCGCCACGGTTGCCAACATGGCTCCTGAATATGGCGCCACCATGGGCTTCTTCCCGGTGGATGCCGAGTGCGTCAATTACTTGCGGCTCACCGGCCGTTCTGAGGAACTGTGCCAGCGCTACGAGAATTACTATCGCGCCCAGGGCTTGTGGGGCATCCCGCAAAAGGGGCAGGTGGATTATTCCCAGGAGCTGGAATTGGATCTGGCGACGGTGGTTCCCAGCGTGGCCGGTCCGAAGCGTCCGCAGGACCGCATCGAGCTGCCGAACCTCAAGCGCGATTTCTTCAGCGCCTTTATTCGTCCGGTCACCGAAAGCGGTTTTGGCAAAACCCGCAAACAGTTCAGTACCGTTAAGGCGCAGGTCAAGGTGGAGGGCAAAGGCGATGCGACGCTGGGCAATGGCTCGGTGTTGATCGCCTCCATCACCAGTTGCACGAACACCTCCAACCCCACGGTCATGCTCGCCGCCGGTCTCCTGGCGAAGAAGGCGGTGGAGAAGGGGCTGACCGTCAATCCCGCCGTGAAGGCGTCTCTGGCGCCGGGCAGCCGCGTGGTCAGCGACTACTTGAATAAGACCGGGCTGCAACCGTACCTGGACAAGTTGGGCTTCAACCTGGTGGGCTACGGCTGCGCCACCTGCATCGGCAACTCCGGGCCATTGGCACCGGTGATTGAAGAGGCGGTTGTCAAAAACGATCTGGTTGCCGCTTCCGTGCTTTCCGGCAACCGCAACTTTGAGGCGCGCGTCCATCAGAACATCAAGGCCAACTTCCTGATGTCGCCGCCGCTGGTGGTGGCGTTCGCGCTGGCCGGGCGCGTGGATGTGGACATGAGCTGCGAACCGATTGGCCTCGGCAAGGACAATGAGCCGGTGTACCTGGCGGATATCTGGCCCACCCTCGCGGAAATCCGCAGCGCCATGGCGTCGGCCTTGCAGCCGGAAATCTTCCGCCAATTGTACACCAACTTCGCGTCGCAGAACCCGAAGTGGAACGAAGTGCCCACCACCGCCGGGCTGATCTACGGCTGGGACACGAAGAGTACCTACATTCAGGAGCCGCCGTTCTTCACCAACTTCTCGATGCAGGCGGGCAGCATCGGCCAAATCCGTGGCGCGCGCGCCTTGGGTATCTTCGGCGATAGCGTCACCACCGACCACATTTCCCCGGCCGGTGCCATCAAGAAAACGTCTCCCGCCGGCAAGTACTTGATCGAAAACGGCGTGACGTATGAAGACTTCAACAGCTACGGCTCGCGCCGTGGTAATGATCGCATCATGACGCGCGGCACCTTTGCCAACGTGCGCATCAAGAACCTGATGCTGGGCGGCGAGGAAGGCGGCAACACCCTCTACCAGCCGACGGGCGAAAAGCTGAGCATCTATGATGCCGCCGTGAAACATCAGGCGGACAAGACGCCGCTGATCGTCATCGCCGGGCAGGAGTACGGCACCGGTTCCAGTCGCGACTGGGCCGCCAAAGGCACCAATCTGCTGGGCGTAAAGGTCGTCGTCGCGCAGAGCTTTGAGCGCATTCACCGTTCCAACCTCGTGGGCATGGGCGTGCTGCCGTTGCAGTTCAAGGAAGGCACCACCGCGCAGACGCTCAAGCTGGATGGCACCGAAGTCTATGACATCGTGGGCCTCTCGCCGGACCTCAAGCCGCAGCAGGACCTGACGCTCCGCATCACCCGCAAGAGCGGCCCGGCGGAGGATGTCCCGGTGCGCTGCCGCATTGATACCCCCATCGAGATTGATTACTACCAGCACGGCGGCATCCTGCCTTACGTGCTGCGGCAACTGCTGGCTTGA